One region of Zingiber officinale cultivar Zhangliang chromosome 7B, Zo_v1.1, whole genome shotgun sequence genomic DNA includes:
- the LOC122006350 gene encoding uncharacterized protein LOC122006350 encodes MFCGLLLGGNFSKKCKQALKLIKMRIEHIKRKKQAVVCILKKDIADLSASGQKAVAFKRMDALIVEMNLASCYEMIEGFCDCIMNQLPILQKTKDCPEEAMEAVSTLIFAAARFPDLPELCKLRSLFAERYGNCKESSVNPQFAEKTRNKTFSKQKKLELMENIAGEFDRPTQKEINGYNLASVELVPNEIHVISTIKTSDDSCDPKDIEACENAKISTEEQHEMDCSPVDKEVISVKTSNAYVTNRRVPNLDEEIDNEEMHVGSDETGLKNQLEKELNQNRRGRYLNPPYRIQPKIHDTSNGVELHIEKPMLLSLDQAAAKDEEEMALDKLLQHYSRKGTDTEATELDDGGAVKKVPPPQRTFSLPHESRSPSEAKTHVRGKSLHSDPLSPKRGRVHPRLPDYDQLAARFAALKNGRGATIPHMNVCI; translated from the exons ATGTTTTGTGGATTACTACTAGGTGGAAACTTCTCCAAGAAATG TAAGCAGGCCTTGAAGCTCATAAAGATGAGGATCGAGCATATCAAGAGGAAGAAGCAGGCGGTAGTGTGCATCCTCAAGAAGGACATCGCCGACCTCAGTGCCAGCGGCCAGAAAGCCGTCGCCTTCAAAAGG ATGGATGCGCTCATCGTTGAGATGAACCTGGCATCATGCTACGAAATGATTGAAGGGTTCTGTGATTGCATCATGAATCAGCTTCCAATCCTGCAAAAGACAAA AGACTGTCCTGAAGAAGCCATGGAAGCAGTTTCAACCCTGATTTTTGCAGCTGCAAGATTCCCAGATTTGCCGGAGCTGTGTAAACTGAGATCTCTATTCGCAGAACGATACGGGAATTGCAAGGAGTCATCTGTGAATCCTCAA TTCGCTGAGAAAACAAGAAACAAAACTTTTTCGAAACAAAAGAAGCTCGAACTGATGGAAAATATTGCTGGTGAATTTGATCGACCAACCCAGAAGGAGATTAATGGCTATAATTTAGCAAGTGTCGAGTTGGTGCCAAACGAAATTCATGTGATTTCCACAATCAAAACCAGCGACGACTCATGTGATCCGAAAGACATAGAAGCTTGCGAAAATGCAAAAATCTCGACAGAGGAGCAGCATGAGATGGATTGTAGCCCAGTGGATAAAGAAGTTATTTCAGTAAAAACTTCGAATGCATATGTAACGAACAGAAGAGTGCCGAATTTAGACGAAGAgattgacaatgaggaaatgCATGTAGGATCGGATGAAACTGGTCTCAAAAACCAGCTAGAAAAAGAACTGAACCAGAACAGGAGAGGAAGATACTTGAATCCACCTTATCGTATTCAGCCAAAAATCCATGACACTTCAAACGGGGTTGAACTTCACATCGAGAAGCCAATGCTCCTTTCTTTAGATCAAGCAGCTGCGAAGGATGAGGAAGAAATGGCCTTGGATAAGCTGCTGCAGCACTACAGCAGAAAAGGGACAGATACGGAAGCCACTGAACTGGATGATGGCGGAGCAGTCAAAAAAGTGCCTCCTCCACAAAGAACTTTCTCATTGCCGCACGAATCACGCAGTCCATCCGAAGCTAAAACGCATGTTCGAGGAAAATCGTTGCACTCGGATCCACTGAGTCCCAAGCGCGGCCGTGTTCATCCAAGACTGCCAGATTATGATCAGCTGGCGGCAAGGTTTGCTGCGCTGAAGAATGGTCGAGGCGCCACCATTCCTCATATGAATGTGTGTATTTAA
- the LOC122004553 gene encoding SNF1-related protein kinase regulatory subunit gamma-like PV42a gives MADDHEDQTQQGGGEGSISNRNKKIRRGAYGWLRYRWVREFVRDKQRRLVEVPYSATLADTFNALLANRVSAVPVAAPPGQWIGAGGSMILESDRATGAVRKHYIGMLTMLDVLSHIAELGDHDDKNLDCWMAVPVSTIIGHSLESLSLWTLNPNTSLLDCMETLSKGVHRALVPVESQTNQAVSVELVEESPGYRMLTQMDVLRFLREQKIDLKEILSRSVAELGAISEIVFAVGKHTNVMDAIKSMRAAGLSAVPVVEDLLGDQILQDGKGKKLVETFSATDLRSCPIALLQSWLSISVTQFKERLSVRASNATSAPMDRDDPGAATRRLITCYHETSMLDVIDSAVSNHVHRLWVIDEEGSLNGVVSLSDMLRVVRDSVLVVEQELQVAIS, from the exons ATGGCGGACGATCACGAAGACCAGACGCAGCAAGGAGGTGGAGAAGGTAGCATCAGCAACAGGAACAAGAAAATAAGGCGCGGCGCGTACGGTTGGCTCCGGTACCGTTGGGTACGGGAGTTCGTACGCGACAAGCAGCGCCGCCTGGTGGAGGTCCCCTACAGCGCCACCCTAGCGGACACCTTCAACGCCCTCCTCGCCAACCGCGTCTCCGCCGTCCCCGTCGCCGCCCCGCCCGGCCAGTGGATCGGCGCGGGCGGCTCCATGATCCTCGAGTCCGACCGCGCCACCGGAGCCGTCCGCAAGCACTACATCGGCATGCTCACCATGCTCGACGTGCTCTCCCACATCGCCGAGCTCGGCGACCACGACGACAAAAACCTCGACTGTTGGATGGCGGTCCCGGTCTCCACCATCATCGGGCACTCGCTCGAAAGCCTCAGCCTATGGACTTTGAATCCCAACACCAG CTTATTAGATTGCATGGAAACGTTGAGCAAAGGAGTTCACCGAGCTCTGGTTCCTGTCGAGAGCCAAACGAATCAGGCAGTATCGGTGGAGCTCGTCGAGGAGTCCCCGGGCTACAGAATGCTGACACAAATGGACGTGCTGCGCTTCCTGAGAGAACAGAAAATTGATCTGAAGGAGATCTTATCGCGAAGTGTCGCGGAGCTCGGAGCGATCAGCGAGATCGTTTTCGCGGTAGGGAAGCACACAAATGTGATGGACGCAATCAAATCTATGAGAGCTGCAGGGTTGAGTGCTGTTCCTGTCGTCGAAGATCTCCTTGGCGATCAGATTCTGCAAGAT GGAAAGGGAAAGAAACTCGTGGAGACATTTTCAGCAACAGACCTGCGGAGCTGCCCGATTGCTCTGCTGCAGTCATGGCTATCCATCAGTGTGACCCAGTTCAAAGAAAGGCTCTCTGTCAGGGCTAGTAACGCAACCAGTGCACCCATGGATAGGGATGATCCCGGCGCAGCAACAAGGCGACTCATCACTTGCTACCATGAGACAAGCATGCTCGACGTGATCGATTCGGCTGTGTCGAACCACGTTCACAGGCTGTGGGTCATCGACGAGGAAGGATCCCTGAACGGTGTCGTGTCACTTTCGGACATGCTAAGGGTCGTAAGGGACTCTGTTTTGGTAGTTGAACAAGAGCTCCAAGTTGCCATTTCATAA